A DNA window from uncultured Methanoregula sp. contains the following coding sequences:
- a CDS encoding S26 family signal peptidase yields MAEKDNNQDIRSLFTRFRTSDHWAVSLARDLLWVVAVVGTIALALWLICGTWPAVVTIESKSMDPNMKVGDLVLVVQKDRYGEFQTWLDGKAAGNPKFGSYGDVIIYKPNGLSSVHPIIHRAVAYATDEPLTEIRGVKLKTNYTAPHPGYITWGDNNPYPDQFVSFAGIGQPEPVKDEWIVGKALFTVPLVGYLPLHIVEVVIIVIVIMVLHELYMRSREEKGQKPAKKAGKKQK; encoded by the coding sequence GTGGCAGAGAAAGACAACAACCAGGATATCCGATCCCTATTCACCCGGTTCCGCACCAGCGATCACTGGGCAGTCTCGCTGGCCCGCGATCTCCTCTGGGTTGTCGCCGTGGTCGGGACGATCGCCCTTGCCCTTTGGTTGATCTGCGGCACCTGGCCGGCGGTCGTGACCATCGAGTCAAAGAGCATGGACCCCAATATGAAAGTCGGGGACCTCGTCCTCGTGGTCCAGAAAGACCGGTACGGGGAGTTCCAGACCTGGCTCGATGGCAAAGCAGCGGGCAACCCGAAGTTCGGGAGTTACGGGGACGTCATCATCTACAAGCCCAACGGCCTCTCGTCCGTCCACCCGATCATCCACCGTGCGGTTGCTTATGCTACCGATGAACCCCTGACCGAGATCCGGGGCGTCAAGCTCAAGACGAATTACACGGCCCCCCATCCCGGCTATATCACGTGGGGGGACAACAACCCCTATCCGGACCAGTTCGTTTCGTTTGCGGGGATCGGCCAGCCCGAGCCGGTGAAGGATGAATGGATTGTCGGAAAAGCCCTCTTCACGGTTCCCCTTGTCGGGTACCTGCCCCTCCATATCGTGGAAGTGGTGATAATCGTTATCGTCATCATGGTCCTCCACGAGTTGTATATGCGGTCACGAGAAGAGAAAGGACAAAAACCGGCGAAGAAGGCCGGCAAAAAACAGAAATAG
- a CDS encoding LysE family transporter codes for MYDILPMLLLGFIIGLTGALAPGPTLVATINASLSGSWTAGLRISLGHIIVELAIFLLILFGLATVARPYMTAIAVVGGLALILFGVLTLLGSRTASLETRKTESTAGPVLAGVVSSAANPYFWIWWLSVGGAMVIAALAGGILPAAVFMIGHWAADTAWFTVVSAGVAKGVSVLTDTTYHRIMAACGLFLVAFGLYYLVRAVLPS; via the coding sequence ATGTACGATATCCTCCCCATGCTCCTTCTCGGGTTCATAATCGGCCTCACCGGTGCCCTTGCCCCTGGTCCTACGCTTGTTGCCACCATCAACGCCTCCCTTTCCGGCTCATGGACTGCGGGTCTTCGGATCTCCCTGGGCCATATCATTGTTGAACTTGCGATCTTCCTCCTGATACTCTTCGGCCTTGCAACGGTTGCCCGCCCGTATATGACCGCCATTGCCGTTGTGGGCGGGCTTGCGCTCATCCTGTTCGGGGTGCTCACCCTCCTTGGCAGCAGGACGGCGTCGCTTGAGACCCGGAAAACCGAGTCAACGGCAGGCCCGGTCCTTGCCGGCGTTGTCTCCAGCGCCGCAAACCCGTACTTCTGGATCTGGTGGCTCTCGGTCGGGGGCGCCATGGTGATTGCCGCCCTTGCGGGAGGGATCCTGCCCGCTGCGGTCTTCATGATCGGCCACTGGGCAGCCGACACTGCATGGTTCACGGTCGTCTCGGCCGGTGTGGCAAAGGGGGTCTCGGTTCTCACGGACACGACTTACCACCGGATCATGGCAGCCTGCGGTCTCTTCCTGGTTGCCTTTGGCCTCTATTATCTTGTGCGGGCAGTTCTTCCGTCCTGA
- a CDS encoding DNA-directed DNA polymerase II small subunit has product MLDVREIAIRFLDTKLQVHPDVVRYIQEQDDLDLIDRIIAGVPEGTIVVSAKHLPGIHPTRDGTRFLAEPEIEVEAGSSGTSGAVTGAGDYLHYFRDRYSRLGGMIRSRAGAMPIEGLSKNTRYRQEECTVIGMVVEVSTTKNGHRIAEIEDSSGSISVLFRKDRPIHEDAEKLIPDEVIGVKGKLSSDGKLFFAETLYRPDIRIDNAPFKSEQPGKAVFISDVHVGSDTFLEECWKRFADWLSDNDFSYLLIAGDLVDGIGIYPGQESELTIKNIYEQYDVFGEMMRDLPSRMKIIVSPGNHDVVRGAEPQPVLPPQFTKKFPENCVLVENPALIKLQGVRVLMYHGRSIDDMIGLIPGASYENSGLMMEEMLQRRHLAPAYGRRTPIAAGKADRLIIDPLPEILHTGHVHIKGITTYRGVLGINAGTWQSQTKFQKQMNVNPTPALAVVVDLQTLVPETFSFA; this is encoded by the coding sequence ATGCTTGATGTGCGGGAGATCGCGATCCGCTTCCTCGATACAAAACTCCAGGTGCACCCCGACGTGGTGCGCTATATCCAGGAGCAGGACGATCTGGACCTGATCGACCGCATCATCGCTGGGGTCCCCGAAGGCACGATCGTCGTATCCGCAAAGCACCTCCCCGGGATCCACCCGACCCGGGACGGGACCCGGTTCCTCGCTGAGCCGGAGATAGAGGTTGAGGCCGGCTCGTCCGGAACTTCGGGGGCAGTCACCGGGGCCGGGGATTACCTCCACTATTTCCGGGACCGGTACAGCAGGCTCGGCGGCATGATCCGGAGCCGGGCCGGCGCTATGCCCATCGAGGGCCTTTCCAAGAACACCCGGTACCGGCAGGAAGAGTGCACGGTCATCGGGATGGTCGTCGAGGTTAGTACCACGAAAAACGGCCACCGGATCGCCGAGATCGAGGACTCCTCCGGCTCGATCTCGGTCCTCTTCCGGAAAGACCGCCCGATCCACGAGGATGCCGAGAAGCTCATCCCGGACGAAGTGATAGGCGTCAAGGGAAAGCTCTCGAGCGACGGGAAACTCTTCTTTGCCGAGACCCTCTACCGCCCGGACATCCGGATCGATAACGCCCCGTTCAAGAGCGAGCAACCGGGAAAAGCGGTCTTCATCTCCGACGTCCATGTAGGAAGTGACACGTTTCTTGAGGAGTGCTGGAAACGCTTTGCCGACTGGCTCTCGGACAATGACTTCTCCTACCTCCTCATTGCAGGAGACCTGGTGGACGGGATAGGCATCTACCCGGGCCAGGAGAGCGAGCTCACGATAAAGAACATCTACGAGCAGTATGATGTCTTCGGGGAGATGATGCGGGATCTTCCCTCCCGCATGAAGATCATCGTCTCCCCCGGCAACCACGACGTGGTGCGGGGCGCCGAGCCCCAGCCGGTGCTTCCCCCGCAGTTCACGAAAAAATTCCCTGAAAACTGCGTGCTCGTCGAGAACCCGGCGCTCATCAAGCTGCAGGGAGTGCGGGTGCTGATGTACCACGGGCGATCCATCGATGATATGATCGGCCTCATCCCCGGGGCCTCCTACGAGAACAGCGGCCTGATGATGGAGGAGATGCTCCAGCGCCGCCACCTTGCCCCGGCGTACGGCAGGAGGACACCGATTGCTGCGGGAAAGGCCGACCGGCTGATCATCGACCCGCTGCCGGAGATCCTCCACACGGGCCATGTCCACATCAAGGGGATCACCACGTACCGGGGCGTGCTTGGCATCAACGCGGGAACCTGGCAGTCCCAGACCAAGTTCCAGAAGCAGATGAACGTCAACCCCACACCGGCCCTTGCCGTTGTTGTCGACCTGCAGACCCTGGTGCCCGAGACCTTCAGTTTTGCATAA
- a CDS encoding ATP-binding protein — MHEEWRREKRGRSMRLPAAFERGDLFWYAVIAGTTVAALLATFIGVLFGFFSGIPHLLYIPVVIAAYQYPRRGAIIAGCIGGIYLLMVFLFAGSSQTIVIEAVLRTLVIIAIGWLIAALTLRLRDQETLYQGLFDHSEGGSILISDAKGCRTIEEINWKAADLLKKKTADLRGTSLSAIWSGEEADVFFSRLANEGAVYATETTFSLPDENPFIVLVSAASLPDGRAILTFFDVTSRVHAEHALKTANDKLSLLSQFSSDHLHRSIDQIIEKVDEAEARCKNPGVGACFEQIRALAWNIVRQLFLTESYKDLGTRPPVWMGVQQLIETTRLPSDDGTVSIRVWTGRLEVYADPLFADVLAHLLENSLLHGRGRVKNIVVTYHETPEGLDLTLSDDGAGIPAGNKQQIFEYDAGGHAGIGLFICRQIVEVTGMTIRETGIEGKGARFTIHIPPGGYRIEGTGDDAPPLAPLSGPALHPIKHRTGAVVRELTSLEFSLAETLWIDYHNTKGDRKTDRIFAAFNEGQAVSVARCKRHTDGFEVDGVFTPASQRGHGYANAVVWALIEACGQDTLYMHSVLGLDGFYGTFGFVPIEEKELPQTIRDRFAWAGGEMEGANVRPMKREPTGI; from the coding sequence ATGCATGAAGAATGGCGCAGGGAGAAGAGAGGCAGATCCATGAGACTACCCGCTGCTTTTGAGAGAGGCGATCTCTTCTGGTACGCGGTAATTGCCGGAACCACAGTTGCTGCACTTCTTGCAACATTTATCGGTGTCCTGTTCGGGTTCTTTTCAGGTATCCCCCATCTCCTGTACATTCCGGTGGTGATTGCCGCATACCAGTACCCCCGCCGGGGGGCGATCATTGCCGGGTGTATCGGCGGCATCTACCTCCTCATGGTATTTCTCTTTGCCGGATCCTCGCAGACCATCGTTATTGAGGCCGTGTTGCGCACGCTTGTCATCATCGCTATCGGGTGGCTGATCGCTGCACTCACCCTCAGACTAAGGGATCAGGAGACTCTCTACCAGGGCCTCTTTGACCATTCAGAAGGGGGCAGCATCCTCATCTCAGATGCCAAAGGATGCCGGACCATCGAGGAGATCAACTGGAAAGCAGCCGATCTCCTCAAGAAAAAAACAGCCGACCTCAGGGGCACGTCTCTCTCTGCCATCTGGAGTGGAGAGGAAGCGGACGTGTTCTTCAGCAGGCTCGCAAACGAGGGGGCGGTCTATGCTACCGAGACAACGTTTTCCCTGCCGGATGAGAACCCGTTCATCGTTCTTGTTTCTGCTGCATCACTTCCTGACGGGCGGGCTATCCTCACCTTCTTCGATGTAACGAGCCGCGTCCATGCGGAGCACGCTCTCAAGACCGCAAACGACAAACTCAGCCTCCTTTCGCAGTTCTCCTCAGATCACCTCCACCGTTCAATTGACCAGATCATCGAGAAAGTCGATGAGGCCGAGGCCCGGTGCAAGAATCCCGGGGTGGGTGCCTGTTTCGAGCAGATCCGGGCTCTGGCATGGAATATTGTCCGCCAGCTCTTCCTCACCGAGTCCTATAAGGATCTCGGGACCCGGCCGCCGGTCTGGATGGGTGTGCAGCAGCTGATTGAAACCACCCGCCTCCCGTCGGATGACGGGACGGTCTCGATCCGGGTCTGGACCGGGCGCCTCGAAGTCTATGCAGACCCGCTCTTTGCCGATGTCCTTGCCCATCTCCTGGAGAATTCCCTCCTGCATGGCAGAGGCCGGGTCAAGAACATCGTTGTTACGTACCATGAGACGCCCGAAGGGCTTGATCTCACGCTCAGCGATGACGGGGCCGGGATCCCGGCCGGAAATAAACAGCAGATATTCGAGTATGATGCCGGGGGGCATGCGGGAATCGGGCTCTTCATCTGCCGGCAGATTGTTGAAGTCACCGGTATGACCATCCGGGAGACCGGGATCGAAGGGAAGGGTGCACGATTCACGATCCATATCCCGCCCGGCGGGTACCGCATCGAGGGAACGGGCGACGATGCACCCCCGCTTGCCCCGTTATCCGGACCGGCTCTGCATCCCATAAAGCACCGCACCGGCGCAGTTGTCAGAGAACTGACATCCCTTGAATTTTCCCTTGCGGAAACACTCTGGATCGATTATCACAATACGAAGGGTGACAGAAAAACCGATCGCATCTTTGCAGCGTTCAACGAGGGACAGGCGGTCTCGGTTGCACGGTGCAAACGGCACACGGATGGTTTCGAGGTGGACGGCGTCTTCACCCCTGCCAGCCAGCGTGGGCACGGGTACGCAAATGCCGTAGTATGGGCGCTTATCGAAGCCTGCGGCCAGGATACCCTCTACATGCATTCGGTTCTCGGCCTTGACGGGTTTTACGGCACGTTCGGGTTCGTGCCGATCGAAGAGAAGGAACTCCCGCAGACCATCCGGGACCGGTTTGCCTGGGCCGGGGGAGAGATGGAAGGGGCAAATGTCCGCCCGATGAAACGGGAGCCGACAGGCATCTGA
- a CDS encoding 4Fe-4S dicluster domain-containing protein, whose product MTFFQMTKTVIKSLFSRPSTLMYPAKPAKKTANTRGHVKIDPAKCITCRACQRKCPTQAICVEVKEKTWQIDQMRCVVCAVCVDACPTKCLTMDNQYRPAMTARGGIEKVTVAGPKKKEPAAPAPADGAKPVKE is encoded by the coding sequence ATGACGTTCTTCCAGATGACAAAAACGGTCATAAAGAGCCTCTTCTCCCGCCCGTCGACCCTGATGTACCCGGCAAAGCCGGCAAAGAAGACCGCCAACACCCGGGGCCACGTGAAGATCGACCCCGCAAAGTGCATCACCTGCCGGGCCTGCCAGCGCAAGTGCCCGACCCAGGCGATCTGTGTCGAAGTCAAGGAGAAGACCTGGCAGATCGACCAGATGCGCTGCGTGGTCTGTGCCGTCTGCGTTGATGCATGCCCGACCAAGTGCTTAACAATGGACAACCAGTACCGCCCGGCCATGACTGCCCGGGGCGGGATCGAGAAGGTCACCGTTGCGGGACCCAAGAAGAAGGAACCGGCAGCACCCGCACCGGCAGACGGGGCAAAGCCGGTAAAAGAATAA
- a CDS encoding nickel-dependent hydrogenase large subunit, translating to MSKQITVPFGPQHPVLPEPLHLDLVLEDETVVDVIPTIGYVHRGLEKLVEKREYTEYVYIAERICGICSFIHSQTYVQGIEQIMGLEIPERAEYLRTIWGEYSRLHSHLLWLGLFADGMGFESVFMNAWRLREHILDDLEATTGGRVIQGVCKVGGVRKDITPEKLDEMLKGLKSMEHELHDLTNVFLHDSSLKHRLKGIGVLKKEDAYLLGAVGPTARGSGLAIDIRETGYGAFNRINFKPVVEHDGDCYARCAVRAKEMFTSIDIIEQCIKKIPDGPVEMKVTGAPDGEYFSRTEQPRGEVIHYIKGNGKKNLVRHRVRTPTFTNIPPLVTLLKGVELADVPVVVLTIDPCIGCAER from the coding sequence ATGTCAAAACAAATAACCGTGCCGTTCGGGCCGCAGCACCCGGTGCTCCCGGAACCCCTCCACCTTGACCTGGTACTGGAGGATGAGACGGTGGTCGATGTCATCCCGACCATCGGCTATGTCCACCGGGGATTAGAGAAACTGGTGGAGAAACGGGAGTACACCGAGTACGTCTATATTGCGGAGAGGATCTGCGGGATCTGCAGTTTCATCCACAGCCAGACCTATGTGCAGGGTATCGAGCAGATCATGGGCCTCGAGATCCCCGAGCGGGCGGAGTACCTCAGGACGATCTGGGGCGAATACTCGCGTCTGCACTCGCACCTCCTCTGGCTCGGGCTCTTTGCCGACGGGATGGGCTTTGAGAGTGTGTTCATGAATGCCTGGCGCCTCCGTGAGCACATCCTCGACGATCTCGAAGCAACCACGGGCGGCCGGGTCATCCAGGGCGTCTGCAAGGTCGGTGGGGTCCGGAAAGATATCACCCCGGAGAAACTCGACGAGATGCTCAAAGGACTCAAGTCCATGGAGCACGAGCTCCATGACCTGACAAATGTCTTCCTGCATGATAGTTCACTGAAGCACCGGCTGAAAGGTATCGGGGTTCTCAAGAAAGAGGACGCCTATCTTCTCGGTGCCGTTGGACCGACTGCCCGGGGCAGCGGCCTTGCCATCGATATCCGGGAGACCGGCTATGGGGCGTTCAACCGGATCAACTTCAAACCCGTTGTGGAGCATGACGGCGACTGCTATGCCCGGTGTGCGGTGCGGGCAAAAGAGATGTTCACCTCGATCGACATCATCGAGCAGTGCATAAAGAAGATCCCCGACGGCCCGGTTGAGATGAAAGTGACCGGTGCGCCCGACGGGGAGTACTTCTCGCGGACAGAGCAGCCCCGTGGCGAGGTCATCCACTATATCAAGGGCAATGGCAAGAAGAACCTGGTGCGGCACCGGGTCCGGACGCCGACGTTCACGAACATCCCCCCGCTTGTAACGCTCTTAAAAGGCGTCGAGCTCGCGGATGTCCCGGTCGTCGTGCTGACCATCGATCCCTGCATCGGCTGTGCGGAGCGGTGA
- a CDS encoding NADH-quinone oxidoreductase subunit C has product MMAAQTITPIGVGDVVAKADQAKKNGYRLVQVGCTKIGDDFEIIYVYDKDYALLNYRITVKQDTVIPSISGVYFGAFVYENEIHDLYGIHVSGMNIDFKGTFYRTAIKHPFSVTITKEDDSCQNK; this is encoded by the coding sequence ATGATGGCGGCACAGACAATCACCCCGATAGGTGTCGGGGACGTTGTGGCAAAGGCAGATCAGGCAAAGAAGAACGGGTACCGGCTCGTCCAGGTAGGATGCACGAAGATCGGCGACGATTTCGAGATCATCTATGTGTACGACAAGGACTATGCCCTGCTGAATTACCGTATTACCGTTAAACAGGATACCGTCATCCCGAGCATCAGCGGCGTGTACTTCGGGGCCTTTGTGTACGAGAACGAGATCCATGATCTGTACGGCATCCATGTCAGCGGTATGAACATCGACTTCAAGGGCACGTTCTACCGGACGGCGATCAAACATCCGTTTTCCGTGACGATAACAAAGGAGGATGACTCATGTCAAAACAAATAA
- the nuoB gene encoding NADH-quinone oxidoreductase subunit NuoB: MTYMAKSPWIIHYDASSCNGCDIEVLACLTPMYDVERFGIINTGNPKHADIFVVTGSINEKNIEVVRNIYDQMPRPNAVVAVGICACSGGVFRECYNVVGGIDKVIPVDVYVPGCACRPESIIDGIVTALGILEQKRSKMVLDEEKKEHHRHAGLHPEHISHTGGAQ, from the coding sequence ATGACCTACATGGCAAAATCCCCGTGGATCATCCACTACGATGCATCGAGCTGCAATGGCTGCGACATCGAGGTGCTCGCCTGCCTGACACCCATGTACGATGTCGAGCGGTTCGGCATCATCAACACGGGTAACCCGAAGCATGCCGATATCTTCGTGGTCACCGGCTCCATCAACGAGAAGAACATCGAGGTAGTCAGGAACATCTACGACCAGATGCCCCGGCCGAATGCTGTCGTGGCTGTCGGCATCTGCGCCTGCTCGGGCGGTGTCTTCCGGGAATGTTACAACGTGGTCGGGGGCATCGACAAGGTGATCCCGGTGGACGTGTACGTGCCCGGCTGTGCCTGCCGGCCCGAGTCCATCATCGATGGAATTGTAACGGCTCTTGGCATCCTTGAGCAGAAACGCTCGAAGATGGTCCTGGACGAAGAGAAGAAGGAGCACCACCGGCACGCGGGACTGCATCCTGAACATATATCGCACACAGGAGGTGCACAATGA
- a CDS encoding complex I subunit 1 family protein, whose product MINIVWAVVFVLVAPLIGGLIAGIDRKITAHMQGRVGPSILQPFWDVGKLFEKENAVVNETQIFYAICYVIFMAFTGALFFAGGNLLLVIFALTLAQIFLVLGAYAANSPYSYVGAERELLQIMAYEPMVILAAVGLFVATGSFNVSDIAGTTVPVILLIPGIFLGFLYVLTIKLRKSPFDISTSHHAHQEIVKGVTTEFSGPSLAWIEITHWYETVFLLGLVYLFFAFNPLLGIAAVIVVYLLEILIDNTNARVKWQLAVKSSWLIAAVVGVVNLAALYLLSGGVS is encoded by the coding sequence GTGATAAACATTGTCTGGGCAGTTGTCTTCGTCCTCGTTGCCCCGCTCATCGGGGGGCTTATTGCCGGTATCGACCGGAAGATAACAGCACACATGCAGGGCCGGGTAGGCCCGTCCATACTCCAGCCGTTCTGGGACGTGGGCAAACTCTTCGAGAAAGAGAACGCGGTCGTGAACGAGACCCAGATCTTCTATGCCATCTGTTACGTCATCTTCATGGCCTTCACGGGAGCCCTCTTCTTTGCCGGGGGAAATCTCCTGCTTGTCATCTTCGCGCTTACGCTGGCACAGATCTTCCTCGTGCTGGGTGCCTATGCGGCAAACTCCCCCTACAGTTACGTCGGGGCGGAGCGGGAACTCCTCCAGATCATGGCCTATGAACCGATGGTGATCCTTGCGGCAGTGGGCCTGTTCGTGGCAACCGGGAGCTTCAACGTGAGCGATATTGCCGGAACAACCGTTCCGGTTATCCTCCTCATCCCGGGCATCTTCCTCGGGTTCCTCTACGTGCTCACTATCAAGCTGCGCAAATCGCCGTTCGACATCTCCACCTCGCACCATGCCCACCAGGAGATCGTCAAGGGCGTGACCACCGAGTTCTCCGGGCCATCGCTGGCCTGGATCGAGATAACCCACTGGTACGAGACGGTCTTTTTGCTCGGTCTTGTGTACCTCTTCTTTGCGTTCAACCCGCTCCTCGGTATTGCGGCGGTCATCGTGGTCTATCTCCTTGAGATCCTGATCGATAACACGAACGCCCGCGTGAAGTGGCAGCTTGCGGTGAAGAGCTCGTGGCTGATAGCAGCAGTCGTGGGCGTGGTCAACCTGGCCGCCCTCTATCTCCTCTCAGGAGGCGTATCATGA
- a CDS encoding proton-conducting transporter membrane subunit: MQLTQLLLFLILFPLIAAFFMLIAKKDMVRDWIVKLSALVIGVVSVVLLISTYDKGAMLVSIVPADQAGILMFVLEMLIAVFILYLGIRHKKWHVVLLILVQSAMMLYFELVYAHGVHVESNLFIDEFSNIMALIIGIIGSLICVYSLGYMKFFHEHHKEIEDKRPWFFAILFVFISAMFGLVFSNNLLWVYFFWEVTTLCSFLLIGYTKTPEATNNAFSALWMNLLGGIAFTGALLWLAMAGGGVMGLTDLLSTGKAIALVPAALIGFAGLTKAAQLPFSSWLVGAMVAPTPVSALLHSSTMVKAGVYIIVRFAPIYQSSFTGYMLAFVGAFTFLIASGIAISQSNAKKVLAYSTIANLGLIVACAGIGTYEAIWAAILLIVFHAISKSLLFLSVGTVEHRIKSREIDDMNGLIVRMPKIAAMMVIGIAGMFLLPFGMLISKWAAIQAFIDAPFGFLFVIILAFGSAVTVFFWAKWMGKLLAVTSDGKNIEGEVDKSEWAAILSLAGLSVVTTLVFPLLSTKLLEPFLMANYGKVAMISQDNIIIMILMLFMILLLPLSILIPHRKHRHLAPYMCGRPTTQDMRFAGSLGVQKKTILSNYYLHPLFGEAKLKPLGIWLCSALIAVMFVAVAVKGVIL, encoded by the coding sequence GTGCAACTTACTCAGCTCTTACTGTTTCTTATCCTGTTCCCGCTCATTGCCGCGTTCTTTATGCTGATTGCAAAAAAGGACATGGTGCGCGACTGGATCGTCAAGCTTTCCGCACTGGTGATAGGTGTGGTCAGCGTTGTTCTGCTCATCTCGACCTATGACAAAGGTGCCATGCTGGTATCGATCGTTCCTGCCGACCAGGCAGGAATCCTGATGTTCGTCCTCGAGATGCTCATTGCGGTATTCATCCTCTATCTCGGCATCAGGCACAAGAAGTGGCATGTCGTTCTGCTCATCCTTGTCCAGTCCGCTATGATGCTGTACTTCGAACTGGTCTATGCCCACGGGGTCCACGTGGAATCGAACCTGTTCATCGATGAATTCTCGAATATCATGGCCCTGATCATCGGCATCATCGGGAGCCTCATCTGCGTGTACTCGCTCGGGTACATGAAGTTCTTCCACGAACACCATAAGGAGATCGAGGACAAACGGCCGTGGTTCTTTGCCATCCTCTTTGTCTTCATCTCGGCCATGTTCGGGCTGGTCTTCTCCAACAACCTTCTCTGGGTGTACTTCTTCTGGGAAGTAACAACGCTCTGTTCGTTCCTCCTCATCGGGTACACAAAGACTCCCGAAGCAACGAACAACGCGTTCTCCGCCCTCTGGATGAACCTTCTTGGCGGCATTGCCTTTACCGGTGCCCTTCTCTGGCTTGCCATGGCCGGGGGCGGTGTTATGGGCCTGACCGATCTCCTCTCAACCGGAAAAGCTATTGCACTTGTCCCCGCAGCACTCATTGGTTTTGCCGGCCTCACGAAAGCGGCACAGCTGCCGTTCTCATCATGGCTAGTCGGGGCCATGGTTGCCCCCACGCCCGTCTCGGCCCTGCTCCACTCGAGCACCATGGTCAAGGCAGGCGTCTATATTATTGTCCGGTTTGCTCCCATCTACCAGTCCAGTTTCACCGGGTACATGCTGGCATTTGTCGGGGCATTCACGTTCCTGATAGCGTCAGGTATTGCCATCTCGCAGAGCAATGCAAAGAAGGTGCTTGCCTATTCCACGATAGCGAATCTCGGGCTCATCGTTGCCTGCGCCGGGATCGGCACGTACGAGGCCATCTGGGCAGCGATCCTCTTAATCGTCTTCCACGCCATCTCCAAGTCACTCCTGTTCCTCTCGGTGGGAACAGTAGAGCACCGGATCAAGAGCCGTGAGATCGACGACATGAACGGCCTCATCGTGCGCATGCCGAAGATTGCAGCCATGATGGTGATAGGCATAGCCGGCATGTTCCTTCTGCCGTTTGGGATGCTCATCTCCAAGTGGGCGGCGATCCAGGCCTTTATCGACGCCCCGTTCGGCTTCCTGTTCGTCATCATCCTTGCGTTCGGAAGTGCAGTCACCGTCTTCTTCTGGGCAAAGTGGATGGGCAAGCTTCTCGCGGTGACCTCGGACGGTAAAAATATTGAAGGCGAAGTGGACAAAAGCGAGTGGGCAGCCATCCTGTCCCTGGCTGGCCTCTCGGTTGTCACCACCCTCGTCTTCCCGCTCCTCTCAACAAAACTCCTCGAGCCATTCCTTATGGCAAACTACGGCAAGGTCGCCATGATCTCGCAGGACAATATCATCATCATGATCCTGATGCTCTTTATGATCCTCCTCCTGCCGCTCTCGATCCTCATCCCGCACCGGAAACACCGGCACCTTGCACCCTACATGTGCGGCAGGCCTACCACCCAGGACATGCGTTTTGCCGGATCTCTCGGGGTCCAGAAGAAGACAATCCTCTCGAACTATTACCTCCACCCGTTGTTCGGCGAGGCAAAGCTGAAACCGCTTGGCATCTGGCTCTGTTCGGCCCTGATCGCAGTCATGTTCGTTGCCGTGGCGGTTAAGGGGGTGATCCTGTGA